One window of Quercus robur chromosome 12, dhQueRobu3.1, whole genome shotgun sequence genomic DNA carries:
- the LOC126710123 gene encoding inositol-tetrakisphosphate 1-kinase 3-like isoform X3, giving the protein MLQAVADLNLSDSYGKVGVPRQLVIKKDASSIPDAVTKSGLILPLVAKPLIADGSAKSHELSLAFDQKSLQKLEPPLVLQEFVNHGGVLFKVYIVGETIKVVRRFSLPDDVCKRELSKNAGVYHVPRVSCAAASADDANLDPRVAELPPRPLLEKLAKELRHRLGLRLFNLDIIREHGSRDRFYVIDINYFPGYGKMPGYEHIFTDFLLNLVQGKYKKRSC; this is encoded by the exons ATGCTCCAGGCTGTTGCTGATCTGAACTTGTCTGACTCTTATG GCAAAGTTGGTGTTCCCAGGCAATTGGTTATCAAGAAAGATGCATCATCCATCCCTGATGCAGTTACCAAATCTGGGCTGATATTACCTCTTG TTGCAAAGCCATTAATTGCTGATGGAAGTGCTAAGTCACATGAATTATCACTCGCTTTTGATCAAAAATCCCTTCAAAAACTTGAACCTCCACTTGTTCTGCAGGAGTTTGTTAACCACG GAGGTGTTCTCTTTAAGGTATATATTGTTGGTGAAACTATAAAGGTGGTCAGACGTTTTTCTTTACCTGATGATGTCTGCAAAAGGGAGCTCTCCAAAAATGCAGGTGTCTATCATGTTCCAAGGGTTTCTTGTGCTGCAGCTTCAGCAGATGATGCAAATCTGGACCCTCGTGTTGCTG AGCTTCCTCCACGACCTTTGCTCGAGAAACTTGCAAAGGAACTTCGCCATCGACTG GGTCTACGACTCTTCAACCTGGATATTATCCGAGAGCATGGTAGCAGAGATCGTTTCTATGTCATTGACATTAATTATTTCCCTG GGTATGGAAAGATGCCAGGGTATGAGCACATATTCACAGATTTCCTTCTGAACCTAGTTCAAGGCAAGTACAAGAAGAGGTCATGCTAG
- the LOC126710123 gene encoding inositol-tetrakisphosphate 1-kinase 3-like isoform X1, producing MRLKEEMSCRNEDEREEFSEQNLNHQPLFFTTPTLEPGFPLQGKPVVVGYALTSKKTKSFLQPKLKDQARIKGIFFVAIDQSKPLSDQGPFDVVMHKLLGKEWRQIIEDYRQTHPEVTVLDPPDAIQHLRNRQFMLQAVADLNLSDSYGKVGVPRQLVIKKDASSIPDAVTKSGLILPLVAKPLIADGSAKSHELSLAFDQKSLQKLEPPLVLQEFVNHGGVLFKVYIVGETIKVVRRFSLPDDVCKRELSKNAGVYHVPRVSCAAASADDANLDPRVAELPPRPLLEKLAKELRHRLGLRLFNLDIIREHGSRDRFYVIDINYFPGYGKMPGYEHIFTDFLLNLVQGKYKKRSC from the exons aTGAGGTTGAAGGAGGAAATGAGTTGTAGAAACGAGGATGAGAGAGAGGAATTCTCGGAGCAAAATTTGAATCACCAGCCTCTATTTTTCACTACACCAACGCTAGAGCCTGGGTTTCCTCTACAGGGAAAACCAGTGGTGGTTGGTTACGCTCTTACGTCTAAGAAGACTAAGAGCTTCTTGCAACCCAAGCTTAAAGATCAGGCTAG GATTAAGGGGATATTCTTTGTTGCTATTGATCAAAGCAAGCCACTTTCAGATCAAGGTCCTTTTGATGTTGTGATGCATaag CTATTAGGAAAAGAGTGGCGCCAGATTATCGAG GACTATAGGCAAACACATCCAGAAGTAACAGTTCTTGATCCTCCAGATGCCATACAGCATTTACGCAATCGCCAATTCATGCTCCAGGCTGTTGCTGATCTGAACTTGTCTGACTCTTATG GCAAAGTTGGTGTTCCCAGGCAATTGGTTATCAAGAAAGATGCATCATCCATCCCTGATGCAGTTACCAAATCTGGGCTGATATTACCTCTTG TTGCAAAGCCATTAATTGCTGATGGAAGTGCTAAGTCACATGAATTATCACTCGCTTTTGATCAAAAATCCCTTCAAAAACTTGAACCTCCACTTGTTCTGCAGGAGTTTGTTAACCACG GAGGTGTTCTCTTTAAGGTATATATTGTTGGTGAAACTATAAAGGTGGTCAGACGTTTTTCTTTACCTGATGATGTCTGCAAAAGGGAGCTCTCCAAAAATGCAGGTGTCTATCATGTTCCAAGGGTTTCTTGTGCTGCAGCTTCAGCAGATGATGCAAATCTGGACCCTCGTGTTGCTG AGCTTCCTCCACGACCTTTGCTCGAGAAACTTGCAAAGGAACTTCGCCATCGACTG GGTCTACGACTCTTCAACCTGGATATTATCCGAGAGCATGGTAGCAGAGATCGTTTCTATGTCATTGACATTAATTATTTCCCTG GGTATGGAAAGATGCCAGGGTATGAGCACATATTCACAGATTTCCTTCTGAACCTAGTTCAAGGCAAGTACAAGAAGAGGTCATGCTAG
- the LOC126710123 gene encoding inositol-tetrakisphosphate 1-kinase 3-like isoform X2, with translation MIKGIFFVAIDQSKPLSDQGPFDVVMHKLLGKEWRQIIEDYRQTHPEVTVLDPPDAIQHLRNRQFMLQAVADLNLSDSYGKVGVPRQLVIKKDASSIPDAVTKSGLILPLVAKPLIADGSAKSHELSLAFDQKSLQKLEPPLVLQEFVNHGGVLFKVYIVGETIKVVRRFSLPDDVCKRELSKNAGVYHVPRVSCAAASADDANLDPRVAELPPRPLLEKLAKELRHRLGLRLFNLDIIREHGSRDRFYVIDINYFPGYGKMPGYEHIFTDFLLNLVQGKYKKRSC, from the exons AT GATTAAGGGGATATTCTTTGTTGCTATTGATCAAAGCAAGCCACTTTCAGATCAAGGTCCTTTTGATGTTGTGATGCATaag CTATTAGGAAAAGAGTGGCGCCAGATTATCGAG GACTATAGGCAAACACATCCAGAAGTAACAGTTCTTGATCCTCCAGATGCCATACAGCATTTACGCAATCGCCAATTCATGCTCCAGGCTGTTGCTGATCTGAACTTGTCTGACTCTTATG GCAAAGTTGGTGTTCCCAGGCAATTGGTTATCAAGAAAGATGCATCATCCATCCCTGATGCAGTTACCAAATCTGGGCTGATATTACCTCTTG TTGCAAAGCCATTAATTGCTGATGGAAGTGCTAAGTCACATGAATTATCACTCGCTTTTGATCAAAAATCCCTTCAAAAACTTGAACCTCCACTTGTTCTGCAGGAGTTTGTTAACCACG GAGGTGTTCTCTTTAAGGTATATATTGTTGGTGAAACTATAAAGGTGGTCAGACGTTTTTCTTTACCTGATGATGTCTGCAAAAGGGAGCTCTCCAAAAATGCAGGTGTCTATCATGTTCCAAGGGTTTCTTGTGCTGCAGCTTCAGCAGATGATGCAAATCTGGACCCTCGTGTTGCTG AGCTTCCTCCACGACCTTTGCTCGAGAAACTTGCAAAGGAACTTCGCCATCGACTG GGTCTACGACTCTTCAACCTGGATATTATCCGAGAGCATGGTAGCAGAGATCGTTTCTATGTCATTGACATTAATTATTTCCCTG GGTATGGAAAGATGCCAGGGTATGAGCACATATTCACAGATTTCCTTCTGAACCTAGTTCAAGGCAAGTACAAGAAGAGGTCATGCTAG